One part of the Drosophila teissieri strain GT53w chromosome 3R, Prin_Dtei_1.1, whole genome shotgun sequence genome encodes these proteins:
- the LOC122620860 gene encoding single-strand selective monofunctional uracil DNA glycosylase: protein MLKRKLNQQKDSLENGEPKKSFPRQGSTSDFFVEPLWLKFYETEVKLNEALDKLAPPASTPFIYNPIVYASQLHRDYLRRYMDGPKRLVFVGMNPGPNGMAQTGIPFGNVRTVKVSMQLAGPVDQPPVVHPKRPVAGLDCRTEEPSGVRLWDLFLRLAGSMQIFSRQCFVHNFCPLAFFGADGKNITPSELSGPYKRQLGDLCLETLDEQLELLRPHVIVAVGEYVHSALKRSGYCKSHFLPVLRLPHPSPRSTNNTNWPEKARAFLEENNLIRFMRNEA, encoded by the exons ATGCTGAAGCGCAAATTGAATCAGCAAAAAGACAGCCTGGAGAATGGGGAGCCCAAGAAGTCTTTCCCCAGGCAGGGCAGTACATCCGATTTCTTCGTTGAGCCGCTGTGGCTGAAATTCTATGAGACCGAAGTAAAGTTAAATGAGGCGCTGGACAAACTGGCTCCTCCTGCAAGCACTCCGTTCATCTATAACCCAATAGTGTATGCGTCCCAGCTGCACCGCGACTACTTGCGTCGTTATATGGACGGTCCCAAAAGGCTGGTATTTGTTGGGATGAATCCGGGACCCAATGGAATGGCCCAAACCGGA ATTCCTTTTGGCAATGTGCGCACAGTAAAGGTCTCAATGCAGCTGGCAGGACCGGTGGACCAACCTCCTGTCGTGCATCCCAAACGTCCTGTCGCTGGCTTAGATTGTCGAACTGAGGAGCCCAGTGGTGTGCGTCTGTGGGACCTATTCCTCCGATTGGCTGGCAGCATGCAGATCTTCTCCCGGCAATGTTTCGTCCACAATTTCTGTCCACTAGCTTTTTTCGGCGCTGACGGCAAGAACATAACACCCAGTGAACTTAGTGGACCTTACAAAAGGCAGCTAGGAGACCTGTGTTTGGAAACCCTGGACGAACAATTGGAGCTCCTTAGGCCCCACGTGATTGTGGCTGTGGGGGAGTACGTCCACAGTGCCCTGAAGCGTTCAGGATACTGCAAATCTCACTTCCTTCCAGTGCTCCGACTGCCGCATCCTAGTCCGCGGTCCACTAATAACACCAACTGGCCCGAAAAGGCTCGAGCGTTTTTGGAGGAGAACAACCTAATCCGTTTCATGCGGAATGAGGCTTGA
- the LOC122620859 gene encoding baculoviral IAP repeat-containing protein 5, producing MESPAVNEVAAGLGGEKLEVFRKLNLLEQHRVESYKSWPFPETASCSISKMAEAGFYWTGTKRENDTATCFVCGKTLDGWEPEDDPWKEHLKHAPQCEFAKLSCPERDLTVSQFLEILGTVVKGSIEKTCKAFKSSFIRENEERLDEFTHNQK from the exons ATGGAATCGCCAGCGGTGAACGAAGTCGCAGCGGGCTTGGGCGGTGAAAAACTTGAGGTGTTTCGCAAGCTAAATCTTCTGGAACAGCATCGCGTGGAGAGCTACAAGAGTTGGCCCTTCCCAGAGACCGCATCCTGCAGTATTTCGAAG ATGGCCGAAGCGGGGTTCTATTGGACGGGCACCAAGCGGGAAAATGACACTGCCACTTGCTTTGTGTGCGGGAAAACCCTCGATGGCTGGGAACCCGAGGATGATCCGTGGAAGGAGCACCTTAAGCATGCACCCCAGTGCGAGTTCGCGAAGCTGTCCTGTCCAGAAAGGGATCTAACC GTGTCACAATTTCTCGAAATTCTTGGAACCGTTGTTAAAGGCAGCATAGAGAAAACCTGCAAAGCCTTCAAATCGAGCTTCATTCGGGAAAACGAGGAGCGTCTGGATGAGTTTACGCATAATCAAAAATAG
- the LOC122619362 gene encoding protein fem-1 homolog A, producing the protein MRSLEGSRRQVEQLQLVLEAKDQDQQRNIRQEQVQPLPRPSMANERKQSGPKVELTKLSHELIEEVKRIQADSMLSHHLVHELEKLPHDSRREVVRKQRNGCAPLFIACKRGAVYIAKYLINTCGADIEQRGHFEVPEDNSFHYVSPLWAAVVSGKLAMVKYLVRIGCDINATSDSGSTPVRSACYMTHVDIVKFLVENGADIKRPNINGGTCLINSVQSVQLCLYLVQRGADINARDIQDKTALHYAIQEHRLDTTKMLIEEGADPYAKSRYGDDALRTACLKGAHQIFDFLKKELNYTPARLAEAHELMGSTFLDEHNESRVCILHWRMAHHIRAAYSPYIEKKPQVPLRTAYENAVEFSTLEELDNIATDMDAMRTQSLLICERVLGLTHKDMLFRLTFRGASYADSLQLQRCIDLWRFLLEVRVSNWSILHFETCFAAQALVRLMLDLHVQNSSHIRSDARARFVHQDKVLPRFEDVLGVFRTLSESAIVVKHLLLLRPVFRRQQENYDRVMRCLAHLIYLLINTVHTEAQNKLIRQAVHEAVVVGNLRSASTADTMLHLCASRLNVIKSGYITDDNFADKTVFPNAEVIKLLIQCGVDVNIKNEAKSTPLHVACQPYNYDNEIVHLLLKCGGDIDQPNRADKRPYDLIASNPTSTIPLLNFVTLQCLAATAISKHRIPYHNQLHRQLEKFVRSHEP; encoded by the exons ATGCGCTCACTTGAAGGCAGCCGTCGACAGgtcgagcagctgcagctggtgcTGGAAGCCAAGGATCAGGATCAGCAGCGCAATATCCGCCAGGAGCAGGTGCAGCCACTCCCACGGCCATCAATGGCCAACGAACGCAAGCAGAGCGGTCCCAAGGTGGAGCTAACAAAGCTCAGTCACGAGCTGATCGAGGAGGTCAAGCGCATCCAAGCGGACTCGATGCTGTCGCACCACCTGGTCCACGAACTGGAAAA GCTGCCCCACGATTCTCGTCGCGAGGTGGTGCGAAAGCAGCGAAATGGCTGCGCACCCCTCTTCATCGCCTGCAAACGAGGTGCCGTGTACATCGCCAAGTATCTGATCAATACTTGCGGGGCGGACATCGAGCAAAGGGGCCACTTCGAGGTGCCGGAGGATAATAGCTTTCACTATGTATCGCCACTTTGGGCGGCTGTCGTTTCTGGGAAGCTGGCCATGGTCAAGTACCTGGTGCGCATCGGTTGCGACATTAATGCCACCTCCGATTCGGGATCGACGCCGGTGCGAAGTGCCTGCTACATGACCCACGTTGATATCG TAAAGTTCCTGGTCGAGAACGGAGCGGACATCAAGCGACCCAACATCAATGGCGGCACCTGCCTGATTAACTCGGTACAGTCGGTGCAGTTGTGCCTGTATCTGGTGCAAAGGGGTGCTGACATTAATGCGAGGGACATTCAGGACAAGACGGCGCTGCACTACGCAATCCAGGAGCACCGGCTGGATACCACGAAAATGTTGATTGAGGAAGGCGCAGACCCATATGCCAAAAGTCGGTACGGTGATGATGCCCTTCGAACTGCCTGCCTTAAGGGAGCACATCAGATCTTCGACTTCTTGAAAAAAGAGTTGAATTACACGCCTGCACGGTTGGCCGAGGCCCACGAGCTGATGGGATCGACGTTCCTCGATGAGCACAACGAGTCGAGGGTGTGCATCCTGCATTGGCGCATGGCCCATCACATCCGGGCAGCTTATTCACCGTATATAGAGAAAAAACCGCAGGTTCCTCTGCGCACTGCCTACGAAAATGCCGTGGAGTTTAGTACGCTAGAGGAGCTGGATAACATTGCCACCGATATGGATGCAATGCGGACCCAGAGCTTACTTATTTGCGAGCGTGTTCTGGGACTGACCCATAAGGATATGCTCTTTCGCTTAACTTTTAG GGGTGCTTCGTATGCGGACTCACTCCAGCTGCAACGCTGCATTGATCTGTGGCGCTTCCTGCTCGAAGTGCGCGTGTCCAACTGGTCTATCCTGCATTTTGAAACTTGCTTTGCGGCACAGGCTCTGGTGCGGTTGATGTTGGACTTGCATGTCCAGAACTCAAGTCATATAAGGAGCGATGCAAGAGCAAGGTTTGTCCATCAGGATAAAGTGTTGCCCAGGTTCGAAGATGTGCTCGGGGTATTTCGAACACTGTCGGAAAGCGCTATTGTGGTGAAGCACCTGCTGCTCTTGAGGCCTGTTTTCAGGAGACAGCAGGAGAATTACGACCGGGTGATGAGGTGTTTGGCTCACCTTATCTATTTACTGATAAATACCGTCCACACTGAGGCGCAGAACAAGCTCATCCGCCAGGCGGTCCACGAAGCGGTGGTCGTGGGAAACTTGCGAAGTGCCAGTACCGCCGACACCATGCTACATCTCTGCGCCTCGCGGCTAAATGTAATTAAGAGCGGCTACATCACTGATGACAACTTTGCCGAT AAGACTGTGTTCCCCAATGCGGAAGTCATCAAGCTGCTTATCCAGTGCGGTGTCGATGTCAACATAAAGAACGAAGCCAAATCCACGCCTCTGCATGTCGCCTGCCAGCCTTACAACTATGACAATGAG ATTGTTCACCTTTTGCTCAAGTGCGGAGGTGACATCGATCAACCGAATCGCGCTGACAAGCGGCCCTACGACTTAATAGCCTCCAATCCCACCAGCACCATTCCACTGCTCAACTTCGTAACCCTGCAGTGTTTGGCGGCCACGGCGATAAGCAAACACCGGATACCCTACCATAATCAGTTGCACAGGCAACTGGAGAAGTTCGTCCGAAGTCACGAGCCGTGA